In Deltaproteobacteria bacterium, a single window of DNA contains:
- a CDS encoding PocR ligand-binding domain-containing protein, with protein MRYRLKDLVEIPRLQELTDHLYAAAGIPSAIIASDGEILTGSGWQRICTDFHRRHPDIARQCIESDFAIRERLEAGDPFVVYTCPQGLTDASVPIVIDGEHLANAFVGQLFTKSPDAAVEARFRENAREFGLDEDVYIKAFREIPVIGPEKFRPALLFLAHLARMVAELGLQRKREIETTDRLRRSEERAESILAALPDLMFRISREGVHLDFHAPDSDRLYLRPDEFLGKNVRETLPAKVADAFMANVGAVLERGESRSFEYELTFGGDDVRSFEARMVRAGDDEALVIVREITARVRAEAALRESESRFRTLADAGRVLIWTSGLDKKCDYFNQTWMRFTGRTLDQELGDGWADGVHPEDLERCVGTYVSLFDRRQPFSMEYRLRNARGEYRWILDDGTPRYDSNGRFLGYIGHCMDIHDRKVAEKSLLESEALLRQAQEAAQLGHYVFDVGTGQWTCSEALDTVFGIAADHRKTIEGWLDIVHPDDREMMAVYFRDEVLGNRQRFDKIYRIVRKSDGSTHWVRGEGDLSFNSAGTPATMFGIIRNVTRDVEADRRAERLQDQLQQAIKLEAVGRLAGGVAHDFNNLLTIIGGNADLLMSDSPPGTPVPDELSEIKKAAERAASLTAQLLAFSRKQMMAPRVVDINELVAGSTRMLKRLIGEDIELFFAPCAESGKVKVDPHQMEQVFVNLAVNARDAMPRGGVLRVETGVATVDDDYASSHLDAAPGTYVRLGVADTGIGIGPEILPHVFEPFFTTKGQGSGTGLGLSMVYGVVRQNGGFVEVESELGVGTTFRVYLPLVAEEGAASPSAELKRPLGSESILLVEDEDPVRTLARKFLERLGYRVVDFRRPADALEWVRVGEGRFDLLLTDVIMPEMNGRQLHDALSALRPDLPVLFMSGYTGDTIARHGVLEEGTDFLQKPFTLDQLAHALRDALAAR; from the coding sequence GTGCGATACCGCCTGAAAGATCTGGTGGAAATTCCACGTCTTCAGGAGTTGACGGACCATCTTTACGCGGCCGCCGGCATCCCCTCGGCCATTATCGCGTCGGACGGCGAAATCCTGACCGGTTCGGGATGGCAGCGAATTTGCACCGACTTCCATCGCCGCCATCCCGACATCGCGCGTCAGTGCATCGAGAGCGATTTCGCGATTCGCGAGCGCCTCGAGGCGGGCGATCCATTCGTCGTTTACACCTGCCCACAGGGCCTGACCGACGCCTCCGTCCCCATCGTCATCGACGGCGAACATCTGGCGAACGCCTTCGTGGGGCAACTGTTCACGAAATCCCCCGATGCCGCCGTCGAGGCGCGTTTCCGCGAAAACGCCCGCGAGTTCGGTCTCGACGAAGACGTCTACATCAAGGCGTTCCGCGAGATCCCGGTGATCGGACCTGAAAAGTTCCGCCCCGCTCTGCTCTTTCTGGCGCACCTTGCCCGCATGGTCGCCGAGCTCGGATTGCAGCGGAAACGTGAAATCGAAACGACTGATCGTTTGCGACGGAGCGAGGAACGCGCGGAGTCCATTCTCGCCGCGTTGCCCGACCTCATGTTCCGCATTTCGCGCGAGGGCGTTCATCTCGATTTTCACGCGCCGGATTCCGATCGGCTGTACCTGAGACCCGACGAGTTTTTGGGAAAGAACGTTCGTGAAACGCTGCCCGCGAAGGTGGCCGACGCCTTCATGGCGAACGTCGGCGCGGTGCTCGAACGGGGGGAATCGCGCTCGTTCGAATACGAGCTGACGTTCGGTGGCGACGACGTGCGCTCGTTCGAAGCCCGGATGGTGCGTGCCGGGGACGACGAAGCCCTGGTCATCGTTCGCGAAATCACCGCTCGCGTTCGCGCCGAGGCGGCGCTGCGCGAAAGCGAGTCCCGATTCCGCACGCTCGCCGACGCGGGGCGTGTCCTGATCTGGACTTCGGGTCTCGACAAGAAGTGCGACTATTTCAATCAGACGTGGATGCGCTTCACGGGCCGGACTCTGGACCAGGAACTCGGCGACGGCTGGGCCGATGGCGTCCATCCCGAGGACCTGGAGCGGTGCGTCGGAACCTACGTCTCGTTATTCGACCGACGACAACCGTTCAGCATGGAGTACCGACTGAGAAATGCGCGGGGCGAGTATCGCTGGATTCTCGACGACGGCACGCCTCGCTACGACTCGAACGGAAGGTTTCTCGGCTACATCGGTCATTGCATGGACATCCACGACCGCAAGGTCGCGGAAAAGTCGTTGCTCGAAAGCGAGGCGTTGCTCCGTCAGGCGCAGGAGGCCGCGCAGCTCGGCCATTACGTTTTTGATGTCGGGACCGGCCAATGGACATGTTCCGAGGCGCTGGACACCGTCTTCGGCATCGCAGCGGATCACCGCAAAACAATCGAGGGCTGGCTCGACATCGTTCATCCCGACGACCGCGAGATGATGGCCGTTTATTTTCGCGACGAGGTGCTGGGGAATCGACAGCGCTTCGACAAAATCTATCGGATCGTTCGAAAGTCCGACGGGAGCACACACTGGGTTCGCGGCGAGGGCGACCTGAGTTTCAATTCCGCCGGCACGCCCGCGACCATGTTCGGGATCATCCGGAACGTCACGCGCGACGTCGAGGCTGACCGCCGGGCCGAGCGGCTTCAAGACCAGCTCCAGCAGGCCATCAAACTCGAAGCCGTCGGCCGCCTGGCCGGCGGCGTGGCGCACGACTTCAACAACCTGCTCACCATCATCGGCGGAAACGCCGACCTGCTGATGTCGGATTCGCCCCCCGGCACCCCGGTGCCGGACGAGCTGTCCGAGATCAAGAAGGCCGCGGAGCGCGCCGCTTCGCTGACCGCGCAGCTTCTCGCCTTCAGCCGCAAGCAGATGATGGCCCCGCGCGTGGTGGACATCAACGAGCTCGTCGCCGGCTCCACGAGGATGCTCAAGCGGTTGATCGGCGAGGACATCGAACTGTTCTTCGCCCCATGCGCCGAATCGGGAAAGGTCAAGGTCGATCCCCACCAGATGGAGCAGGTCTTCGTGAATCTCGCGGTGAACGCCCGCGACGCCATGCCCCGGGGCGGCGTGCTGCGCGTCGAAACAGGCGTGGCGACTGTTGATGACGATTATGCGAGCAGCCATCTCGACGCGGCGCCCGGTACCTACGTCCGGCTCGGCGTCGCCGACACCGGAATCGGCATCGGCCCGGAGATTCTCCCGCACGTGTTCGAACCGTTCTTCACGACCAAGGGCCAAGGCAGCGGCACGGGGCTGGGGTTGTCGATGGTGTATGGGGTTGTCCGACAGAATGGAGGATTCGTCGAGGTCGAATCGGAACTCGGCGTCGGAACGACGTTTCGTGTGTATCTGCCGCTCGTGGCGGAGGAAGGGGCCGCATCGCCTTCGGCGGAATTGAAGCGACCGCTGGGATCCGAGTCGATCCTGCTCGTTGAGGACGAAGACCCCGTCCGCACGCTGGCCCGGAAGTTTCTGGAGCGGCTGGGGTACCGCGTCGTCGATTTTCGGCGACCCGCCGATGCGCTCGAGTGGGTTCGCGTTGGGGAGGGGCGATTCGATCTGCTGCTCACCGACGTCATCATGCCCGAGATGAACGGACGACAACTCCACGACGCACTGTCCGCGCTTCGTCCGGACCTGCCCGTGCTGTTCATGTCGGGGTACACCGGCGACACCATCGCGCGGCACGGCGTTCTCGAGGAAGGAACGGATTTTCTGCAAAAGCCGTTCACGCTCGACCAACTCGCCCACGCGCTTCGCGACGCCCTTGCCGCGCGGTAA